The Candidatus Sysuiplasma acidicola genome has a window encoding:
- a CDS encoding GNAT family N-acetyltransferase has protein sequence MRLFSRKMVIQLRPMRQDDIDEVRSVGQSAWSDLYSKEFHQNFQVPKRSARNVAFYMDKEPEGCIVAESDGRVVGDVFCHVWGKVGWFGPVEVLPNNQNAGVGKKLITGAISYLENRGCSVIGLETMPETMKNVVLYSNLGFYPDRVTYLMEKSLYAPRRRDVFPPPGTSIVRYSEMGEEAALNAVKTLSSLSMPELDYSREVYYSMKHNTGETLFLTRGEEPLGFALVYTYSTSDGSNNSSIRIMMLRGSASVDTEASALISAGEEFARENEKERMNIRFYTGSYSIFNILRSSSYVLKGTNIRMLHRGSIPSLNKVIDLNSWAG, from the coding sequence ATGAGACTGTTTTCAAGAAAAATGGTAATTCAGCTGAGGCCAATGCGCCAGGATGACATAGATGAGGTGAGGTCGGTCGGGCAGAGTGCGTGGTCTGACCTGTACTCGAAGGAATTCCATCAGAATTTTCAAGTTCCCAAGAGGAGCGCACGCAATGTTGCGTTTTACATGGACAAGGAGCCTGAAGGCTGTATCGTGGCGGAATCTGATGGCCGAGTCGTAGGTGATGTCTTCTGCCACGTTTGGGGAAAGGTTGGCTGGTTCGGTCCAGTCGAGGTGCTGCCTAACAACCAGAACGCCGGAGTGGGTAAGAAGCTGATCACGGGAGCCATTTCATATCTGGAAAACAGGGGTTGTTCCGTGATTGGCCTGGAAACAATGCCTGAAACAATGAAAAATGTGGTCCTTTACTCGAATCTTGGCTTCTATCCCGATAGAGTGACCTATCTCATGGAGAAATCACTCTATGCGCCCAGACGCCGGGACGTCTTTCCCCCTCCAGGAACGAGCATTGTAAGGTACAGTGAGATGGGAGAGGAAGCGGCTTTGAATGCTGTGAAGACGCTCTCTTCCCTTTCCATGCCTGAACTGGACTATTCCAGGGAGGTCTATTATTCGATGAAGCACAACACAGGAGAAACGCTGTTCCTGACAAGGGGCGAAGAGCCTCTGGGCTTTGCGCTGGTATACACCTACAGCACGTCTGACGGTTCAAACAACAGTTCGATAAGGATCATGATGCTCCGCGGAAGTGCGTCAGTGGATACTGAAGCATCTGCCCTGATATCCGCCGGTGAAGAATTTGCAAGGGAGAATGAAAAGGAGCGTATGAACATCCGTTTCTACACCGGGAGCTATTCGATTTTCAACATACTTCGCTCCAGTTCATACGTTCTCAAGGGAACGAACATACGCATGCTCCACAGGGGAAGCATTCCATCCTTGAATAAAGTGATTGACTTGAATTCATGGGCAGGTTGA
- a CDS encoding TCP-1/cpn60 chaperonin family protein — protein MLQGQPIIILKEGTERETGKSARHGNIAAAIAIADAVRSTLGPSGMDKMLVDGLGEVVITNDGATILKELEVEHPAAKMLVEVAKTQDNEVGDGTTTAVVLAGELLRKAEELVDRNVHPTVIAVGYKLAQDKATEFLEQMAMNVDRKDQKTLKSIAETAVTGKNVGGNTDYVAELAVKAVTAILDESGGKVRADTSNIKVEKKHGAAVSDSQLIQGIILDKERVHSRMPEYVDEAKIALVNQALEVKKTEVSSSIQIRDPGKLQSFLDQEEKTLKEMADRVKAVGANVVICEKGIGDIVQHYLAKNGIYAVQRAKKSDMEKLAKATGGRIVANVRDITEKDLGRAKRVEQKKVSEEDMTFVTGCKNPKSVTVLLRAGTEHVVEELERAFNDAMRVTAAAIEDGKIVPGGGAVETALSLRLKDYASSVGGREQLAVEAFAESLEILPRTLAENAGLDPIDILLELKTSHSAKGSKHTEGISLDSGKIKDMVKAKVLEPIRVKKQALASATEVAVMILRIDDIIAARKGAGMPSGGGMPPGMPPGMGGGMGGMPPGMM, from the coding sequence ATGTTACAGGGACAGCCGATTATAATACTCAAGGAAGGCACAGAGCGGGAAACTGGTAAATCTGCCAGGCATGGAAACATCGCAGCCGCGATTGCTATTGCGGACGCCGTGAGGTCAACGCTCGGACCGAGCGGAATGGACAAGATGCTCGTTGACGGACTTGGGGAAGTGGTCATAACCAATGACGGAGCCACCATACTCAAAGAGCTGGAAGTGGAACATCCTGCGGCAAAAATGCTTGTTGAAGTGGCCAAGACGCAGGACAATGAAGTCGGTGACGGAACTACGACTGCTGTCGTTCTTGCAGGCGAACTTCTGCGTAAGGCAGAAGAGCTGGTCGACAGGAATGTACACCCTACAGTAATCGCTGTCGGGTACAAGCTCGCGCAGGACAAGGCGACCGAATTTCTGGAACAGATGGCCATGAACGTGGACCGTAAAGATCAGAAAACGCTGAAGAGTATTGCTGAAACAGCAGTGACCGGAAAGAATGTGGGTGGCAATACTGACTATGTGGCAGAACTTGCTGTGAAGGCCGTGACTGCCATTCTTGACGAATCGGGCGGAAAGGTGAGGGCCGACACGAGCAACATCAAGGTGGAGAAGAAGCACGGAGCCGCCGTTTCGGATTCTCAGCTCATACAGGGCATCATACTTGACAAGGAGAGAGTCCATTCGAGGATGCCGGAATACGTCGATGAAGCGAAAATTGCACTGGTCAACCAGGCACTTGAAGTCAAGAAAACTGAAGTTTCATCCAGCATCCAGATAAGGGATCCTGGCAAGCTGCAGTCCTTCCTGGACCAGGAGGAAAAGACGCTGAAGGAGATGGCAGACAGAGTAAAAGCCGTGGGTGCCAACGTAGTCATCTGCGAGAAGGGCATAGGCGACATAGTGCAACACTATCTCGCGAAAAACGGCATCTACGCAGTGCAGAGGGCAAAAAAGTCCGATATGGAAAAGCTTGCCAAGGCAACGGGCGGAAGAATCGTCGCAAACGTGAGAGACATTACAGAGAAGGACCTTGGCAGGGCGAAGAGAGTGGAACAGAAGAAGGTGTCGGAAGAAGACATGACGTTTGTTACAGGCTGCAAGAATCCAAAGTCCGTCACAGTTCTGCTCAGGGCCGGAACGGAACATGTGGTAGAGGAGCTGGAGAGGGCTTTTAACGATGCAATGAGAGTCACGGCGGCTGCGATTGAGGACGGTAAGATTGTTCCAGGCGGCGGCGCGGTAGAAACGGCACTCTCTCTGAGGCTTAAGGACTACGCATCAAGCGTTGGAGGAAGAGAGCAGCTCGCAGTGGAAGCATTTGCCGAATCGCTGGAAATACTCCCGAGGACGCTTGCGGAGAATGCTGGACTGGATCCCATAGACATACTGCTCGAACTCAAGACGAGCCATAGTGCAAAGGGGTCCAAACACACCGAAGGCATCTCGCTGGATAGCGGCAAGATCAAGGACATGGTTAAAGCGAAAGTGCTGGAACCTATTCGTGTCAAGAAGCAGGCTCTCGCATCGGCAACGGAAGTTGCAGTGATGATCCTGCGCATAGACGACATAATCGCCGCAAGGAAAGGTGCAGGAATGCCGTCCGGCGGAGGAATGCCACCAGGTATGCCTCCTGGCATGGGCGGTGGAATGGGCGGAATGCCACCCGGCATGATGTGA
- a CDS encoding FAD-dependent oxidoreductase has product MKNEIAVIGAGSTGLFTALDLKLRGFEVSLFDRSVAGSGTSGKFHGLLHSGARYAVTDSSAAIECRTESSILKRIADHCIVDTGGLFVALSKQDTEYGEELRNSLSSCSIVHRSLDSDETIKAEPKLSPDVIESIAVPDAVLLGSDFLASLALSCIEAGVRYLPFMELQSAEVLKNEIHSLTFRKTIGGNTQTEKTDFVVNATGPWTARTSEMLGAKINIMPVAGTMLVLRDKYTSCVINRMRKPSDGDIIVPYGLHSILGTTAALIEDPDNVSVDDIDKEILIEEAAAMIPSIAASSTIRTYSSARPLIMNDQSSSEMTRSVTRDFIVRAGEETGVRNLTVVSGGKMTTSRLAGESAANITSLILGRKTGSRTASFYLTDVHSISGMNTSQSRNTEKMKAAIAALKGGIDDEREQSAIMLASLNDDLRRK; this is encoded by the coding sequence ATGAAGAACGAAATTGCTGTGATAGGTGCAGGTTCGACAGGGCTGTTTACTGCGCTTGATCTGAAGTTGCGTGGTTTCGAAGTTTCGCTTTTCGATCGTTCTGTCGCAGGCTCTGGCACTTCCGGAAAATTTCACGGCCTCCTGCATAGCGGGGCGAGATATGCGGTGACCGACAGTTCTGCGGCAATTGAATGCAGGACAGAGTCTTCAATACTGAAACGCATAGCGGATCACTGCATAGTGGATACTGGTGGCCTCTTCGTAGCGTTGAGCAAACAGGACACCGAGTATGGCGAAGAACTGAGAAACTCACTCTCCTCCTGCAGCATCGTTCACCGGAGTTTAGACTCCGACGAAACGATAAAGGCAGAACCTAAACTGAGTCCTGATGTTATCGAATCTATTGCTGTTCCGGATGCAGTGCTGCTAGGCAGCGACTTTCTGGCCAGCCTTGCTCTGTCGTGCATCGAGGCCGGAGTCAGGTATTTACCATTCATGGAACTGCAATCTGCCGAAGTTCTGAAGAATGAAATTCATTCCTTAACCTTTAGAAAAACCATAGGAGGCAACACTCAGACTGAGAAAACTGATTTTGTAGTGAACGCGACCGGGCCATGGACGGCCAGAACGTCAGAGATGCTCGGAGCAAAAATAAACATAATGCCTGTTGCAGGAACTATGCTGGTATTAAGGGATAAATATACATCATGCGTTATAAACAGGATGAGGAAGCCTTCTGATGGAGACATAATTGTGCCATATGGGCTCCACTCCATTCTTGGAACTACGGCCGCATTGATCGAGGACCCTGACAATGTGAGTGTGGATGACATAGACAAGGAAATATTGATTGAAGAGGCTGCGGCAATGATCCCGTCAATAGCCGCCTCCAGCACCATCAGGACCTATTCATCTGCGAGGCCCCTGATCATGAACGATCAGTCCTCATCAGAGATGACCCGAAGCGTTACCAGGGACTTCATAGTCAGGGCTGGAGAAGAAACGGGCGTAAGGAATCTGACAGTAGTTAGCGGGGGCAAGATGACCACTTCTCGACTCGCGGGAGAATCAGCTGCAAATATCACATCACTCATTCTCGGCAGAAAGACTGGATCGAGAACGGCATCATTTTACCTTACCGATGTTCATTCGATAAGTGGCATGAATACATCCCAGTCAAGGAATACTGAAAAGATGAAGGCAGCGATTGCAGCATTGAAAGGAGGCATCGACGATGAGAGAGAACAATCTGCCATCATGCTAGCATCACTTAACGATGATCTGAGGAGAAAATGA
- a CDS encoding MoaD/ThiS family protein, translating into MRVHVELHGRERKDLDIELKEGITVLELLKAISVRPEAVVTFRGDVPVPVDAAVADGDTFIFVEAASGGI; encoded by the coding sequence GTGAGAGTGCATGTTGAGTTGCACGGCAGAGAAAGAAAGGACCTCGATATAGAGTTAAAAGAGGGCATTACGGTCCTTGAACTGCTCAAAGCAATTTCTGTAAGGCCCGAGGCAGTGGTTACATTCAGGGGCGATGTGCCAGTCCCAGTAGACGCAGCAGTGGCGGACGGGGACACGTTCATTTTTGTGGAAGCAGCCAGCGGAGGCATCTGA
- the larB gene encoding nickel pincer cofactor biosynthesis protein LarB: MRRNKQEHVSSSDAYILRIGEAIKFDADRFSRKGFPEIIYGQGKSLKQLSAICEKLNMAGQPAIISRIDEERSSELKNILSRKMGRRAVLTHHSDGRVFVSLPAGWKRERIDARFKIAIVTGGSSDVRVAYETIAVLDTLGYMHDEFFDCGIAGLHRSVDAAGAIQRGNYCVAIVYAGMEGALASVMAALLDIPIIGVPISSGYGAGGEGVGALQTMLQSCVPGLTVVNIDNGIGAAAAAVSIIRQFRKSVA, from the coding sequence ATGAGAAGGAATAAACAGGAGCATGTTTCCAGTTCCGATGCATATATACTTCGCATCGGTGAGGCCATAAAATTCGATGCTGATCGTTTTTCACGGAAGGGATTCCCCGAGATAATCTATGGCCAGGGAAAAAGCTTGAAGCAACTGTCTGCAATCTGCGAGAAATTGAATATGGCGGGCCAGCCTGCAATCATTTCCAGGATAGATGAAGAACGCTCTTCGGAACTCAAGAATATCCTGAGTCGTAAGATGGGACGAAGGGCGGTTTTGACGCACCACTCGGATGGAAGGGTCTTTGTCTCATTACCTGCAGGCTGGAAGCGGGAGCGCATTGATGCCAGATTCAAAATTGCCATCGTCACAGGTGGTTCATCAGATGTGAGAGTGGCGTACGAAACAATTGCTGTACTTGACACGCTGGGATATATGCACGACGAGTTCTTTGATTGTGGCATCGCCGGACTACACAGGTCTGTTGACGCCGCAGGTGCCATACAGAGGGGCAATTACTGCGTTGCCATAGTGTATGCCGGCATGGAAGGTGCACTCGCTTCCGTCATGGCCGCTCTGCTCGATATTCCAATCATCGGTGTTCCTATATCCTCAGGATACGGTGCAGGAGGAGAGGGGGTTGGCGCCCTTCAGACAATGCTGCAATCTTGCGTCCCGGGACTGACTGTCGTGAATATAGACAATGGCATAGGTGCAGCAGCGGCTGCGGTCTCCATTATCAGACAATTCAGAAAGAGTGTTGCCTGA
- a CDS encoding recombinase family protein — translation MSDEMNVAIYLRVSTTEQAEEGYSISAQKERLKAYIVSQGWSLSQIYEDAGFSGGTLNRPAFGKLREDMKKSSFNLILVYKLDRISRNMRDLSNLVHEMDENGIFFKSATEPFDTTTPAGKLIFNMLGSVAEFERGMIAERVKMGMLQKAKEGKGILGFNHPYGYDYAEESLTVNDLEAAVVARIYDAYLNGSSLQEIASSLNGAGITTKNSCNWTRQTVLNVLTNPLYAGYHRWGPFYWKGTHKELIPQDKWNSAQRIRSYRSHSVFKKTLQIDKLQNGEFGICSNA, via the coding sequence TTGTCAGATGAAATGAATGTAGCGATTTATCTCAGGGTCTCCACCACCGAACAGGCAGAGGAAGGTTACAGCATTTCTGCCCAGAAAGAAAGGTTGAAGGCATACATCGTCAGCCAAGGCTGGAGTCTCTCCCAAATTTATGAAGACGCCGGATTTTCAGGCGGAACGCTCAACCGGCCAGCATTCGGAAAATTGAGGGAGGATATGAAGAAGAGCTCTTTCAATCTCATACTCGTCTATAAACTTGACAGAATTTCAAGGAATATGCGCGATCTTTCAAATCTTGTCCATGAAATGGACGAGAATGGAATATTCTTCAAGAGTGCAACCGAACCGTTCGATACAACAACTCCTGCCGGTAAACTTATTTTCAATATGCTTGGAAGTGTGGCCGAATTTGAAAGGGGCATGATCGCAGAGCGTGTGAAGATGGGAATGCTTCAGAAGGCAAAAGAAGGCAAGGGAATACTTGGCTTCAATCACCCTTACGGTTATGACTACGCTGAGGAATCACTGACAGTTAATGATCTCGAAGCTGCGGTCGTCGCAAGAATCTATGATGCATATCTGAATGGCAGCAGCCTGCAGGAAATTGCATCTTCGTTGAATGGTGCCGGCATCACGACAAAGAATTCGTGTAACTGGACCAGGCAAACGGTGCTTAATGTGTTGACAAATCCTCTTTATGCGGGCTATCACAGATGGGGTCCCTTTTACTGGAAAGGCACTCACAAGGAGCTCATACCACAGGATAAGTGGAACAGTGCTCAGAGGATTCGTTCATACAGGAGTCACAGCGTTTTCAAGAAGACGCTTCAGATAGATAAGCTGCAGAACGGCGAATTCGGCATATGTTCTAATGCATAA